ACTGCCATCCGCCAGATCCGGGAGAAGGTGGGGGACGGCAAGGTGCTGCTGGCCCTGTCCGGCGGCGTGGACTCCTCCGTGGCGGCAGCCCTGGTAGCCGAGGCCGTAGGCAGCCAGCTGACCTGCGTGTTTGTGGACCACGGCCTCATGCGCCTGAACGAGGGCGACGAGGTGGAGGAGGCCTTCAAAAAGTGGGATATCAACTTCGTCCGGGCCAACGCGGAGGAGCTGTTCCTCTCCAAACTCTCCGGCGTCAGCGAGCCGGAGCGCAAGCGGAAGATCATCGGGGAGGAATTCATCCGTGTCTTTGAGGCGGAGGCCAAAAAGATCGGCCAGGTGGATTACCTGGTCCAGGGCACCATCTATCCCGATGTGATCGAGTCCGGCACCGGCGACGCCGCCGTCATCAAGAGCCACCACAACGTGGGCGGCCTGCCGGACTATGTGGACTTCAAGGAGATCATCGAACCCCTGCGGATGCTCTTCAAGGACGAGGTCCGTCAGCTTGGTCGGGAGCTGGGCCTGCCGGAGTATCTGGTCATGCGCCAGCCTTTCCCGGGCCCGGGCCTTGCCATCCGGGTCATCGGCGAGGTGACGAAGGACAAACTGGACACTCTGCGCCTGGCAGACTTCATTTTCCGGGACGAGATCGCTAAGGCCCATCTGGAGGGCACCATGAACCAGTATTTCGCGGTGCTCACCAACATGCGTTCCGTGGGCGTTATGGGTGACGGCCGGACCTATGACTACACTCTGGCTCTCCGCTCTGTCACCACCACAGACTTCATGACCGCCGACTGGACCCGTATTCCCTACGAGGTGCTGGACCGGATCAGCGTGCGGATTGTCAACGAAGTGCCCCATATCAACCGGATTGTGTACGATATCACGTCCAAGCCGCCCGCTACGATCGAGTGGGAATGAGAAAAAAGTGAATATGATGGGCTGAAAAGCCTTGAAAACACTCACTTTTTGAAAATCTCATTTCCTGTTTGATAGCAAAATGATAGCAGATACCAAAGCCATTTTGTTTGTTCTTATTGTGGCGAGCGAATGGTTTGCAGGTTTGCTGTCGCATCCAATCCTATATTGAGAGCGAAAAAGGCTCTGCTGACTTTCTGTAAAAGAAGGTCGGCAGAGCCTTTTGTTATTCTTCGTTATGTTCCTTGAGATCAGCAAGGAGCAGATCACTCAGCTCCTGCGACGGCATAATCTTGTGCCACTGACCGGAGGTGTCAAGCTCAGGGTAGCGGTAGCGCCAGCGGTCGTATTCTTCTTTGGTAATCTCCCCCGCTTTCAGCTTGGCAGCAAGCGCGCCCCATGCGGAAAGCATCCTGTGAAGCTCCGCTGCGTCGCGTCCTTTGTGGATATGAACGCGCAGATGCACCTCATCCTCACACTCGCAGACCTCAAGCCCGTAACGGTCTTCCAGCGTGAACAGCGTGTGCATCAGTCCTGTATAGGAGTCAATGTCCGGTACGTCCAGTGCCTTGGGCGAAACGTCAAGCACCTGTGCCAGCGCAGCGGT
This DNA window, taken from Dysosmobacter welbionis, encodes the following:
- the guaA gene encoding glutamine-hydrolyzing GMP synthase; translated protein: MSHQTVIVLDFGGQYNQLIARRVRECGVYCEVKPYTTPLADIRAMNPIGIIFTGGPNSVYDPKSPQVDPAIFTWGVPILGICYGCQLMAHNLGGRVTEAQDDSAREYGKTETYFDSACKLFKGLPAQGITWMSHGDYMEKVPEGFALVAHSDACPNVAICDESRGFYGVQYHPEVNHTEHGTDMIRNFLYEVCGAAGDWTMGDYKETAIRQIREKVGDGKVLLALSGGVDSSVAAALVAEAVGSQLTCVFVDHGLMRLNEGDEVEEAFKKWDINFVRANAEELFLSKLSGVSEPERKRKIIGEEFIRVFEAEAKKIGQVDYLVQGTIYPDVIESGTGDAAVIKSHHNVGGLPDYVDFKEIIEPLRMLFKDEVRQLGRELGLPEYLVMRQPFPGPGLAIRVIGEVTKDKLDTLRLADFIFRDEIAKAHLEGTMNQYFAVLTNMRSVGVMGDGRTYDYTLALRSVTTTDFMTADWTRIPYEVLDRISVRIVNEVPHINRIVYDITSKPPATIEWE
- a CDS encoding helix-turn-helix domain-containing protein — protein: MAIGERIHFFRTMRGMTQKYLGMALGFPEKSADVRLAQYENGSRTPKADVTAALAQVLDVSPKALDVPDIDSYTGLMHTLFTLEDRYGLEVCECEDEVHLRVHIHKGRDAAELHRMLSAWGALAAKLKAGEITKEEYDRWRYRYPELDTSGQWHKIMPSQELSDLLLADLKEHNEE